The genomic DNA GTCGATCACGGCAACGCGCGAGCCCGGTGGACGCTTGCCGTCGACCATGACCTGCTCCGGCGTCATCACATGAGACAACGTCGCATCCGCGCCGGCGATCGGCTGCCGCGTGACGCCGCTCAGCCCGTCACCCGACCACCGGGCGCCCGTCGCCACGATCACGATCTGGGCGCCGTAGTCGCGCACCGCCTGCACGTCGAGGCGCGAGTGCAGCCCGACGGAGACGTTGTCGAGGCGGTCGAGCTGCGCCCGCCGGTAGTCGATCACGTGTCCCCACGTCCCCAGCCCCGGCATCCTCGTGATCCAGCTCATGCACCCGCCGATGTCGTCGGCGCCGTCAACCAGATGCACGAGCTCCATGCCGCGCTTCCCGAGCACGGAGGCGCATTCCATCCCGGCCGGCCCCGCACCCACCACCAGCACCGCACGGTCGCTGTTCGCCGCCCGCTCGAAGCGCTCGGGGTGCCAGCCGCGCCGGTACTCCTCGCCCGCGGTGGCGTTCTGCGTGCAGCCCAGATGCCTGCCCCAGATCGAGCGCGAGTAGCAGGCGTTGCACCCGATGCACTCGCGAATCTCGTCGTACCGCCCCTCCTCGATCTTGCTCGGCAGGAACGGGTCCGAGATCGAGGGACGCGCCGCGCCGATCAGGTCGACCGTTCCGCCGCGCACGAGATCCGCCATGCGGTCGGGATCGGTGAAGCGTCCGACGACGACGATCGGCTTATCGGTCGCCTCGCGCGCCCTGCCCGACCACTCCATCTGGTAGCCCTGGTCGTAGAACCGCGACGGGCCTGAGTCGAGGCGGCCCGCACCCCACATCGCCCCGATCACCACGTCCCACAGGTCGACCATGTGATCCGCCGCCCGGATGAACTCGAGCCCCTCCTCGATCGGCACGCCGGACAGCTCGAGCGTGTCGGCCGCGATGCGCACCGCTATGGCGACGTCGTCACCGATCGCCTCCTTGACCAGCTCGATTGCCTCGAGCCAGAAGCGAGCCCGGTTTTCGAAGCTGCCGCCGTACTCGTCCGACCGGCGGTTGTAGACCGGCGAGAGAAACTGGCTCGGCAGATACGTGTGCGACCCGTAGACGTACACGATGTCGAAGCCCGCACTGCGAGCCCGCAGCGCCGCCTCGACCCATTCCCGCTGGGCGCGGCGGATGTCGTCGCGATCCATCGCCTTGGGGACGACCATGCTGTCCATGTCGCTCCCGATCTGCGACGGCGCGAGCTGCGGCAGCCGCGCCTCGCGGCTCTCGGCGTAGACGCCGCCGTGCCACAGCTCGACGCCGGCCAGCGCGCCGTGCTCATGCGCCTTCTCGGTCATCAGCGACAGCGCCCGCATGTCCTCGTCGTCCCACAGCCGCGCCGAGACGTACGGCGTCTCGTCCGAGTCCTGGCTGATCGAGCAGTACTCCGTGCACACCCCCGCCCAGCCGCCCTCCGCCTTCATGCCGCGGAACGCCGCCTGGGTCCACGGCTTCTCGACGCCGAAGCCCGTGCAGTGGGGAACCTGATAGAAGCGGTTGCGCAGCGTCTTGGGGCCGATTCGCACCGGCTCGAACAGGATGTCGTGGCGGGCCTCGCGCGCCATCAGGCGGCCGCCCGGATCTCGGCCCTGCGCCGCTCCATGTACTCACGGAGCTCCTCATCGACGGCGTCGTCGATCCCGGGATCCTCGTAGCGCTCCAGCAGCGCCTTCCACTCAGCCGTGGCAAGCGTGCCGGTCGTCTGCGATCCCTGCTTCTGCCACGTCACGTACGCCTGCGAGCGGAAGAGCGGGCTCATGAACATCCACTCGCGGAAGTGGTCGAGCGTATGGCCGGCGGCCAGGAACATGCCGCCCGGGCCCTCCTCGCGCATCGCGTCGATCGCGAGCCGCTCGTCGGTCGTCTCGATTCCCTCGTCGATGACGCTGAACATCCGCAGCACCTCGAGGTCGATCACGAACTTTTCGTACGAGGCGGTCAGGCCGCCCTCCAGCCAGCCGGCGGCGTGCATCACCAGGTGCGACCCGGCCAGCATCGTCGCCCACAGGGTCATCGAGGTCTCGGCGGCGGCGGCCATGTCGAGCGAGTTGGACGAGCAGAGTCCGCCGCCACCGCGATACGGGAGCCGGTAGCGCCTCGCCAGCTGGCCACCCGCCAGCGTGCCCAGCACCGACTCGGGGGTGCCGAACGACGGACCGCCGGTTCGCATGTCGACGGCCGTGAAGAACGACCCGAACAGCACCGGACATCCGGGGCGCACGGTCTGCACCAGTGCCACGCCGGACAACGCCTCGGCGATCTTGAGGACGAGCCCGGACGCGATCGTGATCGGCGCGGTCGCGCCCGCCAGCAGGAACGGCGTGATCACCACGGGCTGGTTGGCAGTTGCCCATTCGGTCAACGCGTCCACCATGAGGGAGTCCCAGACCAGCGGGCTGTTGGGATTGACCACCCCCAGCAGGGCCGGCGTCCGCTCGATCGCCTCGCGGCCGCCGCACGCAATCGCCGCAAGGGCGACGGCGTCGCGCGCCTTGTAGCCCGATGTTCCGTAGCAGACATGCGGCTTGTCCGAGTAGCGGATGATCGAATAGTCCATGTCCATGTGACGCGCGTGCTCGTCCAGGTCGGCCGCTTCCACCGTGCCGCTCTGGTGGCAGGTGATCAGGTCGGCCGCGTGCGCCATCTTCACCAGCTCCACGTGGTCGGCGTACGTGCCGTCCCGCCGCCCGCGCTCGAGGTCCGAGCAGAAGGGGGAGCCGCCCACCGGGGTCAGCACCGGACCGGCGTCCCCGATCCGCACCGCCCGCTCGGGGTTGCGGCCCTGCAGGGTGAAGGCCGACGGCGCCTTCGCCAGCATCTCCATCACGAACTCGCGGTCCCAGTGGACGCGCTCGCCGTCGATCTTCTGGCCGAGCGCAGCCAGGCGCGCGAGCGCATCCGGGTGGCGGACGTCCGTGCCGATCTCCTCGAGGACGGTCATCGCCTGGTCGTGAACGAGGTCGAGCTGCTCCTCGGTCAGCACCTCACGACCGGTGTTCCGGGTGAACATCGCGCGACTGTACCGCAGGGCACTCGAAGGTCAGCACCGCAACCGTCAGGCGCGCGAGGCGGCCGTCGCCTGGTCGACGAAGGCAGCCACGGGCTCCGCAAGGGCGGCGCCGATGGAGGCAGCGTCGCGGGTGCCGCCGGCGCGGCGGAAGCCGTGATCCGCACCGTCGATCTCCACGAGGTGCGCGCGCGTCCCGAGCCGCGAGAGGACGGCGCGCAGCAGCTCCGGGCGGGCGAACGCATCACGCGACCCCTGGATGAACAGCATCGGAATGTCGAGCCCGTACAGATGCGCATCGCGGATGCGCTCCGGACGGCCGGGCGGATGCAGCGGGTAGGCGAGAAAGACCAGTCCGGCGGCCGGCATGCCGTCGGCAGCGGCCATGGAGGCGATGCGACCGCCCATCGAGCGGCCGCCGGCGAGCAACGGCAGCCCGGGCGCGGCTGCACCGGCTCGCTCGTGAGCGGCGCGAAACGCCTCGAGCAGCACGGGCGCCCGGTCGGGCGCACGCCGGCCGGCACGCATGTAGGGGAAGTTGAACCGGTGCGTCGCGATACCCCGCTCGCGCAGCGACTCGCAGAGCCCCTGGAGCAGCGGAGAGGTCATCGGTGAGCCCGCCCCGTGGCCGAGCGTGAGCATCGCCCGGGCGCCGGGCGGCACGATCGTCAGCTCCGCAGGCGGCTCCGCGGCCACGGGGTGGGATGATGCCAGGATGGGCGGCACGCTGTACCTCGGCACGTCCGGTTTCGCCTACGAGGAGTGGCGCCACGGCGCCTTCTACCCGGAGGGCGTCACCGCGTCGCGCATGCTCGCGCACTATGCGACGGTGTTCCGCTCGGTCGAGATCAACTACACCTTCCGGCGGTTTCCGGAAGAGGCAACACTTCGGACATGGCTGGCGCAGACGCCCGAGGACTTCCGCTTCACGCTCAAGGCGAACCAGCGGATCACGCACACCAGGCGGCTCCGCGCGGTGGACGGCGACCTCGAGGACTTCATCGCACGCGCGCGCACGCTGGGTGAGCGGCTGGGCCCGATCCTCTTCCAGCTTCCGCCCAACCTCCAGTACGACCGTGTGCTGATCGAGTCGTTCCTGCCGCTGATCCCGCCCGACGTCGCGGGCGCGTTCGAGTTCCGCCATCCGTCCTGGCGGGAGGCGGACGACCTGCTGGCCGAGCATGGGCTGGCGCGCTGCGTCGCCGACACCGACGAGCAGCCGGCATCGGCGGATGACCTCCCCTGGGAGCCGTTCGGCTACCTGCGGCTGCGCCGGGTTGCCTACTCGGCCGACGAGCTGGCAATGTGGGCCGGTCGGATCCGCGGCGCGCTGGGCGCGGGAAGCGACGTCCACTGCTACTTCAAGCACGAGGATTCGGCCGCCGGGCCGCGCATGGCACTCGCACTGGCGACGCTGATCGGCGGGTCCGCCGAACCGGCGGCACGCGAAATCCGCAAATAGCGACCTTTACCGTTTCCTGCCGCTTCACGGCTTGCTAGCCTCGGCTCCGGTGGTGGCCGCTCCGCTCCCGCCGAACGAGACAACGACATCGCAGGAGACGCATCGGTGAGACGCACGCTGATGGCGGCTCTCGTCCTCTTCTTCGCGTGGGCCGGCATCGCCAACGCGCAGACGGTGACGGGCCGCCTGGATTCGACGGGTGAGCAGTCGCCCATCCGCTCCGCGACGCACTTTCGCGTCACGCGAGGACACGACATCAGCGCCATCCTTCGCTGGCGGAGCGGATCGACCCACCTCAGGCTCTACCTGGCACGACGGCGCCGGGACGGTTCCTGGCGTCGCGTTGCCCGCGCCATCATGCCTCGGGCACACCCGAAGCAGCTGAACGTGCGCCACGCGCGGGAAGGCCGCTACCGGCTGCGCGTGCGGGCCGTCGCCGGCCGGACGCGATACCGGCTCAGCTACGAGGTCACGAAGACGAGGCCCCCGCTGGCACACGGGCCGTTCCTGACGCTGCTCTTCTCCCGCTCCGAGATCGGCACGGCGACCGGGTGCGCTCCCGATCCCGCCGGGTACGCCAACCTGCTGACGGTGGTGGCGCCCGCGCTTGCCCGCCGTGGCATTGCAGCGACCGGCTCGGTGGAAACGGGGATCACGAAGGCCGGCTCACGGGCGTGCGTCCACTACGGGCGCTCCCTCGCCGCGTCGTGGTCCGATCTTGCACAGCTCCGCGACCGCTACGGCTGGGCGTTCGTGTCGCACGGCCGCAGGTGGGCGACGAACCTCGCCCACATGTCCCGGGAGCAGCAGTGGAACGACATCTGTGGAAGCCTGATCGACCTCGAGCGCCATGGGTTTCGGACGGGGGACGGGCTGTTCGCCTTCCCGAACAACACCTGGGACACGACCGTGCAGAACAGCGTGGTCGCGACCTGCTTTGCATTCGGCCGCCGCTACGGCGTGGGCCCGACCACGCGGTCGCAGGCAATGGTATCGCCGCACTGGCAACGAACACAGGGCGTGGCCGGCGGGCGGTGCAACGACCGTTCACTGCCGTGCTCTCACCTCGACACGATCACGACGTACCGATCGCCGGTCCGCGTGGCGCAGCAGATGGCGGCGCTCGGCAGCGACGACTGGCTCACGCTGCAGAGCTACGTCCTCGTGACCGGCGACCGCGCCGGGCAGTGGCATTGCACAGGACGCAACTGGGAGTCGCACTGGTCAAACGACGCAGAGCGGTACTGCTGGGGCGACTACCGGAAGATCCTGGACGCCATCCCCGGGACGGTCACCGTCACCGATCCCAAGTCGGTCGCTCGGGCGTGGGGCCGGACGAACTACCGCGTCCCGGCGGCGTGACCGTTGCCGGTCCGGTACACGGCCGTTACCCAACCGCCATGGCGCCCGGCCCCCTGACCGCGTAGGGTCCAGACCATGATCTCGCGACCACTGCGACCCGGCGCTCGGCTGGTCGGACTGCTGCTCGCCGTGCTCGCCGCCGGGGCGGGCGCGGGCGTGTCGGCGACCCACGGCACGCAGGCGGCCGACGCAGCAACGCCGACGCGCGCGCAGATGGTCGGGCAGCGGCTGATGGTGTCGATGTCCGGGAGACGGCCGGACGCGGCATTGCTCGCGCGCATTCGTGCCGGGCAGGTCGGTGGGATCATCCTGTTCGGGGCGAACATCGTCGACCAGACGCAGCTGACGAAGCTGACGCACCGGCTGCAGGCCGCCGCGGCCGCAGGCGGGCGACCGCCGCTTCTGATCGCCACCGATCAGGAGGGAGGGCTGGTGCGGCGGCTGGGATGGGCGCCACCGACGCGGTCGGCCGAGGAGATGGGCGCGCTTTCGCCGGACAGCGTCAGGCACATCGGCCGCCGCGCCGGACAGGCGCTCGCAGCCGCCGGCGTCAACTTCGATCTCGCTCCCGTGGCCGACATCCCGCGGTCGTCGACGAACTTCATCGGCCTGCAGCACCGCGCGTTCTCGACCAACCGGTACGTCGTCGCCGACGACGTGAGCGCGTTCGCGAAGGGGCTCGAGAGGGCCGGCGTCCTGCCGGCGGTCAAGCACTTCCCGGGACTCGGCCGCGCGGGAGCCACCTCCACCGACGATGCCGTCGTCAGGATCGACGCGACGACCGCGCAGATCACGTCGGGCCTGCTCCCCTACCGCGTCGCCATCGACCGGTCGGTGCATCCCGTGATCATGCTCTCCACCGCCGTCTACCCGGCCTTCGCGCCGAAGGCCGCGGCGTGGTCGACCGCGATCGGCACGAGGCTGCTCCGCACCACGCTCGGGTTCAAGGGGGTGACGATCACCGACTCCCTGACGTCGGCGGCCGCCGTCCGGGGAACGACGCCCGGCGTGCTGGCGGTCCGGTGCGCCGTCCACGGCGACGACGTGCTGCTGGTCACCGGCTCCGAGTCCGCCACGCAGCAGGCCTACCAGGCGGTGCTGGCCGCCGCCCGCTCCGGCCAGATCCCGATGTCGAACCTGAAGACGTCCTACGCGCGCATCGTGAAGCTGAAGTCGCGCCTCTAACAAAGGCGCGTCAGGCGAGCGGCGCCGTCAGCACGTAGGCGATGGCGCCCACCAGTGCCGCGGCCGGCAGGGTGAGGATCCAGGCAACCGCGATCTCGGCGGCGACCGCCCACCGCACGCCGGGCAGCCTGCTGACGGCACCGGCTCCGAGCACGGACCCCGAGATCACCTGGGTGGTCGAGACGGGAAAGCCGGCGCGCCCGGTGTACCAGAGGATCACGCTGGCCGTGGTCTGCGCGGCAAACCCCTCCGGCGGCTCCAGCTTGAAGATCCGCGTGCCCATGGTGCGCATGATCCGCCACCCGCCCACGTACGTTCCGCCGGCGAGGGCGAGGCCGGCCGCCACCTTCACGTACCACGGGATGGTGAACTCGGTCAGCGTGCCATTCGTGTAGAGGGCCAGCGCGATCACGCCCATAGTCTTCTGCGCGTCGTTGGTTCCGTGAAGGAACGCCATCAGGCTTCCCGAGGCGATCTGCGCGGCCCGGAATCCACGGTTGAGCGGCCCCGGGCGGGCCCGGCGGAACGTCCACAGGATGGCGAGCATGACGCCACCGGCGAGCACGAACCCGATCACCGGGCTCTCCACCGCCGGCAGCAGGATCTTGTTCCAGATGCCGCTCCACTCGACCCCACTCGAGCCGTGTGCGGCCATCATGGCGCCGATCAGACCGCCGAACAGGGCGTGCGACGACGACGACGGCAACGCGAGGTACCAGGTCGTGAGATTCCACGTGATCGCGCCGAGCAGGGCGGCGAGCAGGATGTGCTGCGTCACCAGCTCGGTCTTGATGATGTCCTTGCCGACCGACTTCGCGACGGCCGTCCAGATCAAGGCGCCGAGCAGGTTCATCACCGCAGCGACGGCCACGGCGATCCGCGGGGAGAGCGCCCGCGTCGAGACGGTGGTCGCGACCGCGTTCGCCGTGTCGTGGAAGCCGTTGGTGAAGTCGAAGGCCAGGGCGGTCGCCACCACCACCCAGACGAGCAGGTCGCTCACCGGTTCTTCAGGTACACGCTCTCGAGCACGTGCGCCGCCCGCTCACACCCGTCGACGGCCTGCTCCAGATCCTCGTGGATGTCCTTCCACTGGATCACGGTCAGGGGGTCCATGCCGTTCGAGAACAGGCCCGCGACCGCGTCGCGGACGATCCGGTCGCCCTCGTCCTCGAGGGTGTGGACGCCCACGAGCAGCTCGCTGACATCGCGGAGCCCCTCCAGCGAGCCGACCGCCTCGGCCAGCTTCGCCGTGGCGCGGTGGATAACGCCGGCCTGCTCGATCGCCTCCGGCCGGACGTCGGCCACCTTGTAGAGGTCGATCTCGTCTGCGACCTGGTCCATCAGGTCGCAGACATCGTCCAGTGCAGCAGCCAGGTCGTAGATGTCCTCGCGATCGATGGGCGTGACGAAGGTCGTGTTCAGGAGCTGGATGATCGAGTGCGTCACGTCGTCCCCGATGTGCTCGCGGTCCTTGATCTCGGCCACGAGGGCGCCGCGGGCGGGATAGTGCTGCAGCAGATCGAGCAGCAGCTGCGATGTCACGACCAGGTTTGCGGCCGCCCTGTCGAACAGCGCGTAGAACTCGCGGTTCTGTGGGACGAGCCTCAGCCGGGGCACAGCGTCACCTTACCCGTGTTCGCGGACCGCGTATCTCATGTCGGATGCGGTGCGGTGAAGAAGCACTTGCAGTAACCCCAGAGCTCCGGCGCGAATCCGGTCCATCTGGTGGAGTGCACGGAGAGGCTGTCCGTGTCGACGAGTTGGATGTACGGCCGTTTCTCGGCCAGGTAGGCCTCCATCTTCCAGACCAGCGCCCTGCGCTGCTTGGGGTCGACGAGCGTGGACTGGAGCTTCCACCAGCGGTCGTACCTGGGGTCGTTGAACCCCGTGTCGCTGTTGTTGTTCCACTGCGCCCGCGTGACCACCGAGAGGTTGAAGCTCGGGTCGATGTACGGGTGCCAGTACCAGGTGTACATGTCAGCGGACAGATACTTGCCGTCGGGCGCGGTGATGATCGAATACGCCTGGCTGCCATCGCCGCCGGCGACCTCGTTCAGCTTCACGCCGATCGCCTGGAGTCCCGTCTGCAGGATCTGGAACTGCCGGTCGCCGTTGAAGTCGAGGTCGTTCGGCACGACCACGCCGTAGCTCATGCGGTGGGCTGGTTGTGCGTACTGACCGGTCGTGGCAGGCACGACGCGGACGCCGTCCGAGCCGCGCCGGTAGCCGAGCCCGTCCAGGATCTGGTTCGCCTTGTCAGGTGAGAGCGGCAGCGGCTGCACGTCCGGGTTGAGCCAGCCGGACGGCCCCGACCAGGCGGACAGGATGTTGGCCCAGGGCTTCGCATACCCGCGGAACACCACGTCCACGATCTGCTGCCGCGGGATGGCGTACTCGAACGCCTCCTTGACGGTCGGGTCGAGCAGCTCGCGATTCTTGGTCTTCAGCGGGTTCGAGTTGAAGCCGAGGTTGGTCACCTCGCTGCCGGGGTCGACCTCGAGCTCGAGGTTGGAGTGATTCTTGATCGCGGAGGCGGCCGTGTAGGGAAGCGCGTCCACGGCGTCGATCACACCCGATTGCAGGTCGGAGACGAGCAGCGCGTCGTTCGTGTAGAAGGTGAGCGTCACAGCCTTGGCACGGGACTTCGGGCCGTAGAAGTAGGGATTGGGCCGAAACACCGTCGTGCCCTTCTGCTGGAACTGGCTGACGTAGTAGGGGCCGCCGCCGACCACCGGCAGGTGGTTCTGCGGGAGGAATGCCTTCAACCCGTCGCCCTTCGCCCCCACCTGCTTCTCCCAGATGTGCTTGGGCAGCACGAAGAACTGCTCGAAGTTGGCCAGCACCGGCGCCACCGGGTGCGCGAGCGAGACCACCAACGTGTGGTCGTCGGTCGCCTCGGCGCTCTTCACGCCGTCCAGCGTGCTGGCGATGTAGGCGGTCGGTCCCGAGGCGTACTTGATGCCGAGATTGATCGTCCACGCCGCATCCTGCGCGGTCAGCGGCACGCCGTCCGACCACTTCCCCGGCCGCAGGTGGAAGGTCCAGGTGAGGCCGTCTGCGGAGTGCTCCCAGGACGACGCCCAATCGCCGACGAGCTTGAGCCCGGGCCCGTACTGGACGAGCTGCGGGTAGATCATCTCGTAGGCGGTGGTGTCGTTCGTCTCGATGCCGACGAGCGGATTGAACGTGTCGACGTAGTAGAGCGTCCCGAAGCGCAGCACCTTCGGGGCGCTGCCGCCGCTGGACGATCCGCTGCCGCCGCAGCCCGCTGCGCCAAGCAGCACGGTGAGCAGGAGCAGGATCCGCACGAACCTCATGGACACCTCGCAGGTTGCCGCCGTCGGGGAGTGGCAACCGTAGCGGCTTGGCCGGACCGATGTCTGGGAAGGGAACCGTGAGA from Gaiellales bacterium includes the following:
- a CDS encoding FAD-dependent oxidoreductase, with protein sequence MAREARHDILFEPVRIGPKTLRNRFYQVPHCTGFGVEKPWTQAAFRGMKAEGGWAGVCTEYCSISQDSDETPYVSARLWDDEDMRALSLMTEKAHEHGALAGVELWHGGVYAESREARLPQLAPSQIGSDMDSMVVPKAMDRDDIRRAQREWVEAALRARSAGFDIVYVYGSHTYLPSQFLSPVYNRRSDEYGGSFENRARFWLEAIELVKEAIGDDVAIAVRIAADTLELSGVPIEEGLEFIRAADHMVDLWDVVIGAMWGAGRLDSGPSRFYDQGYQMEWSGRAREATDKPIVVVGRFTDPDRMADLVRGGTVDLIGAARPSISDPFLPSKIEEGRYDEIRECIGCNACYSRSIWGRHLGCTQNATAGEEYRRGWHPERFERAANSDRAVLVVGAGPAGMECASVLGKRGMELVHLVDGADDIGGCMSWITRMPGLGTWGHVIDYRRAQLDRLDNVSVGLHSRLDVQAVRDYGAQIVIVATGARWSGDGLSGVTRQPIAGADATLSHVMTPEQVMVDGKRPPGSRVAVIDYEGYFTGTAIAELLRREGLEVEFVTSHEAVAPYCDQTLEGRPVRDRLNELGVRVHRAVVVGRIDEGGIELHGEFQARTSLDVDGVVLVTQRRSDEALYQELASDRAALEAAGIEALYRIGDCVAPRLIADAIFDGHRLAREIDSDDPARPLPYLRERPLVSAPVQMA
- a CDS encoding trimethylamine methyltransferase family protein, yielding MFTRNTGREVLTEEQLDLVHDQAMTVLEEIGTDVRHPDALARLAALGQKIDGERVHWDREFVMEMLAKAPSAFTLQGRNPERAVRIGDAGPVLTPVGGSPFCSDLERGRRDGTYADHVELVKMAHAADLITCHQSGTVEAADLDEHARHMDMDYSIIRYSDKPHVCYGTSGYKARDAVALAAIACGGREAIERTPALLGVVNPNSPLVWDSLMVDALTEWATANQPVVITPFLLAGATAPITIASGLVLKIAEALSGVALVQTVRPGCPVLFGSFFTAVDMRTGGPSFGTPESVLGTLAGGQLARRYRLPYRGGGGLCSSNSLDMAAAAETSMTLWATMLAGSHLVMHAAGWLEGGLTASYEKFVIDLEVLRMFSVIDEGIETTDERLAIDAMREEGPGGMFLAAGHTLDHFREWMFMSPLFRSQAYVTWQKQGSQTTGTLATAEWKALLERYEDPGIDDAVDEELREYMERRRAEIRAAA
- a CDS encoding alpha/beta family hydrolase, whose translation is MAAEPPAELTIVPPGARAMLTLGHGAGSPMTSPLLQGLCESLRERGIATHRFNFPYMRAGRRAPDRAPVLLEAFRAAHERAGAAAPGLPLLAGGRSMGGRIASMAAADGMPAAGLVFLAYPLHPPGRPERIRDAHLYGLDIPMLFIQGSRDAFARPELLRAVLSRLGTRAHLVEIDGADHGFRRAGGTRDAASIGAALAEPVAAFVDQATAASRA
- a CDS encoding DUF72 domain-containing protein, whose product is MGGTLYLGTSGFAYEEWRHGAFYPEGVTASRMLAHYATVFRSVEINYTFRRFPEEATLRTWLAQTPEDFRFTLKANQRITHTRRLRAVDGDLEDFIARARTLGERLGPILFQLPPNLQYDRVLIESFLPLIPPDVAGAFEFRHPSWREADDLLAEHGLARCVADTDEQPASADDLPWEPFGYLRLRRVAYSADELAMWAGRIRGALGAGSDVHCYFKHEDSAAGPRMALALATLIGGSAEPAAREIRK
- a CDS encoding glycoside hydrolase family 3 N-terminal domain-containing protein yields the protein MISRPLRPGARLVGLLLAVLAAGAGAGVSATHGTQAADAATPTRAQMVGQRLMVSMSGRRPDAALLARIRAGQVGGIILFGANIVDQTQLTKLTHRLQAAAAAGGRPPLLIATDQEGGLVRRLGWAPPTRSAEEMGALSPDSVRHIGRRAGQALAAAGVNFDLAPVADIPRSSTNFIGLQHRAFSTNRYVVADDVSAFAKGLERAGVLPAVKHFPGLGRAGATSTDDAVVRIDATTAQITSGLLPYRVAIDRSVHPVIMLSTAVYPAFAPKAAAWSTAIGTRLLRTTLGFKGVTITDSLTSAAAVRGTTPGVLAVRCAVHGDDVLLVTGSESATQQAYQAVLAAARSGQIPMSNLKTSYARIVKLKSRL
- a CDS encoding anion permease, coding for MSDLLVWVVVATALAFDFTNGFHDTANAVATTVSTRALSPRIAVAVAAVMNLLGALIWTAVAKSVGKDIIKTELVTQHILLAALLGAITWNLTTWYLALPSSSSHALFGGLIGAMMAAHGSSGVEWSGIWNKILLPAVESPVIGFVLAGGVMLAILWTFRRARPGPLNRGFRAAQIASGSLMAFLHGTNDAQKTMGVIALALYTNGTLTEFTIPWYVKVAAGLALAGGTYVGGWRIMRTMGTRIFKLEPPEGFAAQTTASVILWYTGRAGFPVSTTQVISGSVLGAGAVSRLPGVRWAVAAEIAVAWILTLPAAALVGAIAYVLTAPLA
- a CDS encoding DUF47 family protein; the protein is MPRLRLVPQNREFYALFDRAAANLVVTSQLLLDLLQHYPARGALVAEIKDREHIGDDVTHSIIQLLNTTFVTPIDREDIYDLAAALDDVCDLMDQVADEIDLYKVADVRPEAIEQAGVIHRATAKLAEAVGSLEGLRDVSELLVGVHTLEDEGDRIVRDAVAGLFSNGMDPLTVIQWKDIHEDLEQAVDGCERAAHVLESVYLKNR
- a CDS encoding ABC transporter substrate-binding protein, whose protein sequence is MRFVRILLLLTVLLGAAGCGGSGSSSGGSAPKVLRFGTLYYVDTFNPLVGIETNDTTAYEMIYPQLVQYGPGLKLVGDWASSWEHSADGLTWTFHLRPGKWSDGVPLTAQDAAWTINLGIKYASGPTAYIASTLDGVKSAEATDDHTLVVSLAHPVAPVLANFEQFFVLPKHIWEKQVGAKGDGLKAFLPQNHLPVVGGGPYYVSQFQQKGTTVFRPNPYFYGPKSRAKAVTLTFYTNDALLVSDLQSGVIDAVDALPYTAASAIKNHSNLELEVDPGSEVTNLGFNSNPLKTKNRELLDPTVKEAFEYAIPRQQIVDVVFRGYAKPWANILSAWSGPSGWLNPDVQPLPLSPDKANQILDGLGYRRGSDGVRVVPATTGQYAQPAHRMSYGVVVPNDLDFNGDRQFQILQTGLQAIGVKLNEVAGGDGSQAYSIITAPDGKYLSADMYTWYWHPYIDPSFNLSVVTRAQWNNNSDTGFNDPRYDRWWKLQSTLVDPKQRRALVWKMEAYLAEKRPYIQLVDTDSLSVHSTRWTGFAPELWGYCKCFFTAPHPT